Proteins co-encoded in one Nitrospirota bacterium genomic window:
- a CDS encoding DEAD/DEAH box helicase, whose amino-acid sequence MNSLLRNWIAQMESWEAASEFGIPSEEWARYDVIKRNDDVYIASLSGLFDSLRNDNALSRQSELWSIAKTLLVYSRGSVSSYLSGVQRDLNQLYSAALFYLAGFPATATFLAKPIRKYSSDVLEEKFLVSFFCHDVSSGEPLSLQLAAYVEGSVDNLSTLGTYLTDSLSKGLSSDPRQFIAAKLASKCIDKFANDNIWKLLRENTDGYSHEAWRDYFSAGIATPIWELLPSQMTAITQGLLRNIDVTFSLQMPTSAGKTALCELLIYNEVKVRGRAVLFLVPFRALAAEIHRGMSRRLHSAGIRIVATHGGNIPSHSESASVEDADVLIITPEKFAALEQAIEGLADRFFSIICDEGHLIDDRSRGLSYELLLTRLRNANVPGRRFVFLSAILPNVDEIHSWLGGSNQSLVKSEYKPVDMDYGFLTKTASGSYRLDMNPTEPQPRNYILHRFLVKDDFKYMNLETQRYNLFPGRNTFLSLACAASLKARRTGPVALFTTTRGENGVQALGEKIHEMIDRQIRAAQEGPTDAPSLPELHDYFSFLLGAEHLLTRLVKLGVAYHHGRLPQEMRRAIEEGVQDGTIHLIICTTTLAEGVNLPIRTMVVHTVRRYNRRAQAQVYIQRRSIKNIIGRAGRAGKETRGRIMFINSSERAYVEQVLRGQNLERATGMLFKLIEELYEFSISHNQVLTNELFEQQQPWFLSLIDSIDYSLIELISSDVLASDVDQQLAELLDKTLASHFCSTVDLRNILTTVFRLRAAHLTSTVDRMFWPTLKKSGTTPRFWKFVVERALLQHPLWMELLDPLDDLWLHEVIIPLIEFVSTDVTYDQTTLQEYIKGWMSGKTYYELSSSCSCSVDEILNLVCHEVGFVLQDLVAKLCQLAIETHGIDNLSEVARSWSSLLQYGLSSLQQLDLFDKGISDRLGAWGMLRYIEANQINLRGIELISLLRRNGPQLRLFLEADGRVPLMSIKRIIRELRLVYS is encoded by the coding sequence TTGAATAGCCTTCTACGCAATTGGATTGCTCAGATGGAGTCATGGGAAGCAGCGTCCGAGTTTGGGATACCAAGCGAAGAATGGGCTAGATATGATGTCATTAAACGCAACGATGATGTATACATTGCATCATTGTCAGGCCTATTTGATTCACTTCGCAATGATAATGCTTTATCTCGTCAGTCAGAGTTGTGGTCCATAGCTAAAACGCTCCTTGTTTATTCTCGTGGATCTGTTTCCAGCTATTTGTCTGGTGTGCAGCGTGATCTTAATCAGCTATATTCAGCCGCTCTATTTTACCTTGCTGGTTTTCCTGCGACTGCAACTTTCCTAGCGAAGCCAATACGTAAATATTCGTCAGACGTATTGGAAGAGAAATTCCTTGTTAGTTTCTTTTGCCATGATGTTTCATCAGGCGAGCCACTTTCTCTCCAATTGGCAGCTTATGTTGAAGGTAGTGTCGATAACTTATCCACACTAGGAACCTATCTAACCGATAGTCTGTCTAAGGGTCTATCAAGCGATCCTCGTCAGTTTATCGCCGCCAAACTCGCTAGCAAATGTATCGATAAATTTGCTAACGATAACATATGGAAATTACTGCGAGAGAATACTGATGGGTATTCGCATGAGGCGTGGCGAGATTATTTTAGTGCAGGAATCGCCACGCCGATATGGGAGCTATTGCCCTCACAAATGACTGCGATTACTCAGGGGCTACTACGTAATATTGATGTAACCTTTAGCTTGCAGATGCCGACAAGTGCGGGAAAGACAGCTCTTTGTGAACTGCTGATATATAACGAGGTAAAAGTCCGAGGTCGAGCAGTGCTTTTCCTGGTTCCATTTCGAGCACTTGCTGCTGAAATACATCGTGGCATGTCAAGGCGATTGCATTCAGCGGGTATTCGCATTGTTGCTACGCATGGCGGGAACATCCCGTCTCATTCAGAATCTGCAAGCGTGGAAGATGCTGATGTGTTGATTATAACTCCCGAAAAATTCGCAGCTTTAGAACAGGCGATAGAGGGATTGGCCGATCGTTTTTTCAGTATCATCTGTGACGAAGGGCATCTAATTGACGATAGATCAAGAGGCTTAAGCTATGAGTTGCTCTTGACGAGACTTCGCAATGCAAATGTCCCTGGTCGGCGATTTGTGTTTCTTTCAGCAATTCTTCCGAACGTTGATGAAATCCACTCATGGTTAGGTGGCAGCAATCAATCATTAGTAAAGTCTGAATATAAGCCAGTTGACATGGATTATGGTTTCCTCACTAAGACAGCTAGCGGCAGTTATCGGTTGGATATGAATCCTACGGAGCCGCAGCCTCGTAACTATATCTTGCATCGCTTCCTGGTTAAAGACGATTTCAAATATATGAATCTTGAAACACAAAGATACAATCTGTTTCCCGGACGGAATACCTTCTTGTCATTGGCATGTGCTGCATCTCTCAAGGCAAGGCGGACGGGTCCGGTTGCATTATTTACGACAACAAGAGGGGAGAATGGAGTGCAAGCACTCGGTGAGAAAATACATGAGATGATAGACAGGCAAATTCGTGCTGCACAGGAGGGACCTACTGATGCACCAAGCTTGCCTGAACTTCATGATTATTTCTCATTTTTGTTGGGCGCTGAGCACTTACTAACGCGGCTAGTTAAGTTGGGTGTAGCCTATCATCATGGTCGTCTTCCTCAAGAAATGCGTCGGGCTATAGAGGAAGGTGTGCAAGACGGCACGATACATCTTATTATCTGTACAACGACATTAGCTGAGGGCGTCAATCTTCCGATTCGAACTATGGTTGTGCATACAGTAAGAAGATATAATCGTCGTGCACAAGCACAAGTATATATCCAGAGGCGGAGTATTAAAAATATTATCGGTCGGGCAGGTCGTGCAGGAAAAGAGACGCGCGGTCGCATTATGTTTATAAATAGTTCTGAGCGAGCATATGTAGAGCAGGTTCTTAGAGGTCAGAATTTAGAGCGCGCTACAGGTATGTTGTTCAAGCTCATTGAAGAACTATATGAATTTTCTATAAGCCACAATCAAGTACTTACAAATGAACTATTCGAGCAACAACAACCATGGTTTTTGTCGCTTATTGACAGTATAGATTATTCATTGATTGAACTGATCTCATCCGATGTCTTGGCTAGCGACGTAGACCAACAACTTGCGGAATTACTAGATAAGACCCTCGCCAGTCACTTTTGCTCAACGGTGGATTTACGTAATATACTTACAACCGTGTTTCGACTACGGGCAGCTCACTTAACGAGCACAGTCGATCGGATGTTCTGGCCAACACTCAAAAAAAGTGGAACAACTCCGCGCTTTTGGAAGTTTGTCGTGGAACGCGCTCTTCTCCAACACCCGCTTTGGATGGAGCTGCTGGATCCTCTGGATGATCTCTGGCTTCACGAGGTGATTATACCTTTAATCGAATTTGTTAGTACAGATGTAACCTATGACCAAACAACGTTGCAAGAATATATTAAAGGATGGATGTCCGGAAAAACTTATTACGAGCTGTCGAGTTCGTGTTCGTGTAGTGTGGATGAAATATTAAATCTCGTTTGTCATGAAGTCGGATTCGTATTGCAGGATTTAGTAGCAAAGCTTTGCCAATTGGCAATAGAAACTCATGGTATTGATAATCTTTCAGAGGTAGCCAGGAGTTGGTCATCATTGCTACAATATGGACTTTCGTCTTTGCAGCAGTTGGACTTATTTGATAAGGGGATTAGCGATCGACTCGGCGCATGGGGAATGTTGAGATACATTGAAGCGAATCAAATAAATCTTCGTGGTATTGAGCTTATTTCATTATTGCGAAGAAATGGACCACAGTTGAGATTATTCTTAGAGGCTGATGGTCGTGTGCCACTGATGAGTATTAAGCGGATCATACGAGAACTGCGCCTAGTATATTCATAG